From a single Arachis hypogaea cultivar Tifrunner chromosome 3, arahy.Tifrunner.gnm2.J5K5, whole genome shotgun sequence genomic region:
- the LOC112771972 gene encoding alkane hydroxylase MAH1-like → MDSLELIAILAAIVSFFFIHTWRSNRNNRLTNWPFFGMLPGTLCNLSNIHDHTTTNLKQCGGTFLFKGPWFTNHNFLITSDPMNVHHITSKNFDNYIKGSEFYEIFEILGDGIFNTDSHKWKHSRNILHSLFRQNSFESLVVKTIHKKLHSCLVPLLNDVSESGTVVDLQDIFQRISFDNICSIVLGFDPKSLPNKLIEFPEVAFEKAFNMIEDVMFYRHIVPRFVWKLQKWLQIGRGKTYTECEKIIDQFLHQCISSTFQEKSKVNCTKDDDEPTFNMLKAFVEESGMEQIDRKFLRDNALTLLAAGRDTISSSLSWFFWLVSTHPLVEAKILEEMRANFITKEEYWLITSRLENLNKLVYLHGALCEALRLFPAVPFEHKCAVKSDVLPSGHRVNANTIVIYSPYSMGRMEQIWGEDCLEFKPERWISEKGSIIHIPSYKFIAFNAGPRSCLGKNITFIQMKIVAIALLCNFQFEVVEGHNNVCPCVSIILHMKHGLKVKVTKRGIN, encoded by the coding sequence ATGGACTCCTTAGAGCTTATTGCTATTCTTGCAGCCATTGTCTCATTCTTCTTTATCCACACATGGAGGTCTAATAGAAATAACCGCCTCACTAATTGGCCCTTCTTTGGTATGCTTCCAGGGACTTTATGTAATCTTTCCAATATCCATGATCACACAACCACCAATTTGAAGCAATGTGGAGGTACTTTTTTGTTCAAAGGTCCCTGGTTCACAAACCACAACTTTCTCATCACCAGTGATCCTATGAATGTGCACCACATTACTAGCAAGAACTTTGACAACTACATCAAAGGCTCTGAGTTCTATGAGATTTTTGAAATACTCGGAGATGGCATCTTTAACACTGATTCCCACAAATGGAAGCATAGTAGGAACATACTACATTCATTGTTCAGACAAAACTCGTTTGAGAGTCTAGTTGTGAAAACCATTCATAAGAAGCTCCACAGTTGCCTAGTTCCACTTCTCAATGATGTATCAGAATCAGGAACTGTTGTGGATTTGCAAGACATCTTTCAGAGAATCAGTTTTGACAACATCTGCTCCATAGTGTTGGGGTTTGATCCTAAATCCCTTCCTAACAAGCTCATCGAGTTCCCGGAAGTTGCTTTCGAGAAAGCTTTCAACATGATCGAGGATGTAATGTTTTACAGACACATTGTCCCAAGATTTGTGTGGAAGCTTCAGAAATGGCTCCAAATTGGACGAGGGAAGACCTATACTGAATGTGAAAAAATAATTGACCAATTCTTGCATCAGTGTATATCATCCACATTCCAAGAGAAAAGCAAAGTCAATTGCACCAAAGATGATGATGAACCAACATTTAACATGCTCAAagcttttgtggaggaaagtggaATGGAACAAATAGATCGCAAGTTTCTAAGAGACAATGCATTGACTCTGTTAGCAGCTGGAAGGGATACAATTAGTTCAAGTCTCAGTTGGTTTTTCTGGCTAGTTTCAACCCATCCTCTTGTTGAAGCCAAGATCCTTGAAGAAATGAGAGCAAACTTTATAACCAAAGAAGAATATTGGCTCATCACTTCAAGATTAGAAAATCTTAACAAGCTAGTTTACCTGCATGGAGCTTTGTGTGAGGCATTGAGACTTTTTCCTGCAGTTCCTTTTGAGCACAAATGTGCAGTTAAATCTGATGTACTCCCTAGTGGACATCGTGTTAATGCAAATACTATTGTAATTTACTCTCCATATTCAATGGGAAGAATGGAACAAATATGGGGAGAAGATTGCTTGGAGTTTAAGCCAGAAAGGTGGATTTCTGAAAAGGGAAGCATCATACACATACCATCTTACAAGTTCATAGCTTTCAATGCAGGCCCAAGAAGTTGTTTGGGTAAAAATATAACCTTTATTCAGATGAAGATTGTCGCCATTGCTTTGCTCTGCAATTTTCAGTTTGAGGTGGTGGAAGGGCATAATAATGTGTGTCCATGTGTTTCTATTATTCTTCACATGAAACATGGCTTGAAGGTCAAGGTTACTAAAAGAGGTATTAATTAG